The Paenibacillus sp. FSL R7-0204 genome includes a region encoding these proteins:
- a CDS encoding Ppx/GppA phosphatase family protein: MRDDLCRIGIIDIGSNSIRLVIYDTTQAGGYKIIKECKYSARLSEKITKEGRLEKKDMNTIIPVLQQFKEICDDFEVEKIRAGATAAIRNAANSAEIISYLSEASSIPIEVVSGYQEAYFGFLGVINAFDVQDGFVIDIGGGSTEVTLFRGRRYQQSISFPFGAVNTNQMFSQGGNWNADQIRKLQLYVTGRLVEHDWLSTGTGLPLYGLGGTLRSLAKLDQRNRDYSLPNSHGYVLENETIERFMEVLPATPFEKRKDLDGLSKSRADIIVSGLIIFHTVYHYIGASQALISGEGLREGMLHDLLEPEQPVRDSALEYSLDTIIRFDIRTSKRHLDHINKLALSLLGAFEREGDREEQEMLVYVAIMLHRTGSNINYYQSKRHTHYWLMNSPIRGLTHRQLILSAYIASYSTKSRKQKLSLMHKDILLPSDEEWIHKLGTLVQLSIALDSTEIGIVSGLKSRMHNHTLDLELQGGQVLIGLEDIENALKAFRNAWSVKVKLGFPSSG, encoded by the coding sequence ATGAGAGATGATCTTTGCCGGATCGGCATTATTGATATTGGTTCCAACTCCATACGACTTGTAATTTATGACACGACACAGGCAGGCGGCTACAAAATCATCAAGGAATGTAAGTACTCTGCCCGATTGAGCGAGAAGATTACGAAGGAAGGCCGGCTGGAGAAGAAGGATATGAATACGATCATACCTGTTCTTCAGCAGTTCAAGGAGATTTGTGATGATTTTGAAGTAGAGAAAATCCGCGCAGGCGCCACCGCCGCCATCCGTAATGCAGCGAACTCTGCGGAGATCATCAGCTACCTGTCTGAGGCTTCGTCGATTCCAATTGAGGTGGTCAGCGGATATCAGGAGGCGTATTTCGGCTTCCTTGGGGTTATCAATGCTTTTGACGTTCAGGATGGCTTCGTGATTGATATCGGCGGGGGCAGTACCGAGGTTACCTTATTCCGCGGACGTCGTTATCAGCAGAGTATCTCGTTCCCGTTCGGTGCGGTTAACACGAATCAGATGTTCAGCCAGGGCGGCAACTGGAACGCGGATCAGATCCGGAAGCTGCAATTATACGTAACCGGCAGGCTGGTGGAGCATGACTGGCTATCGACGGGCACAGGACTTCCGTTATACGGGCTGGGAGGAACACTTCGCTCACTGGCGAAGCTCGATCAGCGGAACCGCGATTATTCTCTGCCTAATTCCCATGGCTATGTTTTGGAGAACGAGACGATCGAACGGTTCATGGAGGTTCTGCCCGCTACCCCGTTTGAGAAGCGCAAGGACCTGGACGGGCTGTCCAAAAGCCGGGCGGATATCATCGTGTCCGGGCTGATTATTTTCCATACCGTCTATCATTACATTGGTGCCAGCCAGGCGCTGATCAGCGGGGAAGGCCTGCGTGAGGGCATGCTGCATGATCTGCTGGAGCCGGAGCAGCCGGTGCGTGACAGTGCGCTGGAGTACAGCCTGGATACGATTATCCGCTTCGATATCCGTACCTCCAAGCGGCATCTCGACCATATCAACAAGCTGGCGCTGAGCCTGCTGGGGGCCTTTGAGCGGGAAGGGGACCGGGAGGAGCAGGAGATGCTGGTCTATGTGGCGATTATGCTGCACCGGACAGGCTCCAACATTAACTATTATCAATCCAAGCGGCACACTCACTACTGGCTGATGAATTCACCCATCCGGGGACTGACGCACCGCCAGCTGATTCTGAGCGCGTACATCGCTTCCTACAGCACAAAAAGCCGGAAGCAGAAACTGTCCCTGATGCATAAGGACATTTTGCTGCCTTCCGACGAGGAATGGATTCATAAGCTGGGTACATTAGTGCAGTTAAGCATTGCGCTGGACAGCACCGAGATCGGCATTGTCAGCGGGCTGAAGTCCCGTATGCATAATCATACGCTGGATCTGGAGCTTCAGGGCGGACAGGTGCTTATCGGCCTGGAGGACATTGAGAACGCGCTCAAAGCTTTCAGGAATGCTTGGTCGGTGAAGGTAAAGCTCGGCTTCCCTTCCAGCGGGTAA
- a CDS encoding alpha-glycosidase, whose translation MLLEAMYHVPRDKWAYAYDTETIHLRVRTKRDDVDYVVALTGDKYDWQHTSYDIIMEKAASDDRFDYWEAAVRPKYKRLSYTFRVSKGMETVYLLDNGIRSECPPPPNHFYEFPYIHGIDLFRVPPWAKDAVFYQILTERFANGNPLINPEGTQPWGGKPELNNFFGGDLQGVLDHLDDLQELGVNALYFTPLFISPSNHKYDIVDYRRVDPHFGDNELLKQVVEECHRRGLRVMLDAVFNHCSDQFPPFQDVLAKGEYSVYRDWFHVNSFPAAVVDGIPTYDTFGFYGNMPKFNTANHEVKSYLLEVAEYWIKEIKVDGWRLDVANEVDHHFWRDFRKVVKAANPDAYIVGEVWSDSLTWLLGDQFDSVMNYPFSGTVLEFFNGGMDGITFGHRIGGLLMRYPQQTNEVVFNLLGSHDTPRLLTVLGEDKRKLKLTVVFLFTFMGTPCIYYGDEIGLTGNEDPDCRKCMEWDQDKQDRELYDFYRMMINLRKEHKALREGRFRILQACEHDPCIVYERADELIHFTVWMNNSPQPRTLSHPMETSDWLDALTGEAVVPDRGMMNVALEPYGYRILYRHIIEEGSND comes from the coding sequence ATGCTGCTTGAAGCGATGTACCATGTTCCGCGTGACAAATGGGCCTATGCCTATGATACAGAAACGATTCATCTGCGTGTGCGCACCAAACGTGATGATGTGGACTACGTGGTCGCCCTTACCGGCGACAAGTACGATTGGCAGCATACTTCTTATGACATTATCATGGAGAAGGCCGCCTCCGATGACAGATTCGACTACTGGGAAGCAGCAGTCCGGCCCAAATATAAGCGGCTTAGCTATACTTTTCGCGTAAGCAAAGGCATGGAGACGGTCTATTTGCTCGATAACGGTATCCGCTCCGAATGCCCGCCGCCGCCGAACCACTTCTACGAATTCCCCTATATCCACGGAATTGACTTGTTTCGGGTCCCTCCCTGGGCGAAGGATGCAGTATTCTACCAAATCTTGACCGAGCGGTTCGCGAATGGCAATCCCCTGATTAATCCGGAAGGCACGCAGCCTTGGGGCGGCAAGCCCGAGCTGAATAATTTCTTCGGCGGCGACCTTCAGGGCGTGCTGGATCATCTGGATGATCTGCAGGAGCTGGGCGTCAATGCCCTCTACTTCACCCCGCTGTTCATCTCCCCTTCCAACCATAAATATGACATTGTGGATTACCGGAGAGTCGACCCGCATTTCGGCGATAATGAGCTGCTGAAGCAGGTCGTCGAGGAATGCCATAGACGGGGTCTGCGCGTTATGCTTGACGCCGTATTCAACCATTGCAGCGATCAGTTCCCGCCCTTCCAGGATGTTCTGGCCAAGGGGGAGTATTCGGTCTACCGGGACTGGTTCCATGTGAACTCTTTTCCGGCTGCGGTTGTGGACGGCATTCCCACCTATGACACGTTCGGCTTCTACGGCAATATGCCGAAGTTCAACACCGCCAATCATGAAGTAAAATCTTATCTGCTGGAGGTTGCTGAATACTGGATTAAGGAGATCAAGGTGGACGGCTGGCGGCTGGATGTGGCCAATGAGGTGGACCATCACTTCTGGCGCGATTTCCGCAAGGTAGTCAAAGCCGCGAACCCGGATGCCTACATCGTCGGCGAGGTGTGGAGCGACTCCTTAACCTGGCTGCTCGGCGACCAGTTCGATTCGGTGATGAACTATCCCTTCTCGGGAACGGTGCTGGAATTCTTCAACGGCGGGATGGACGGAATCACCTTCGGCCACCGGATCGGCGGCCTGCTCATGCGTTATCCGCAGCAGACGAACGAGGTGGTCTTCAATCTCCTCGGCAGCCATGACACCCCCCGCCTGCTCACCGTCCTTGGTGAAGATAAACGGAAGCTGAAGCTGACGGTCGTCTTCCTGTTCACCTTCATGGGTACTCCCTGCATCTATTACGGCGATGAGATTGGCCTGACCGGCAATGAGGACCCGGATTGCCGCAAATGTATGGAATGGGATCAGGACAAGCAGGACCGCGAGCTGTATGACTTTTACCGGATGATGATTAATCTGCGCAAGGAGCATAAGGCGCTTCGTGAAGGCCGCTTCCGGATTCTTCAGGCCTGCGAGCACGACCCGTGCATCGTCTATGAGCGCGCAGATGAGCTGATCCACTTCACGGTCTGGATGAACAATTCACCGCAGCCCCGCACACTCAGCCACCCGATGGAGACCAGTGACTGGCTGGATGCGCTGACCGGTGAAGCGGTCGTTCCAGATCGCGGGATGATGAACGTGGCGTTGGAGCCGTACGGGTACCGGATTCTATACAGACATATCATTGAGGAGGGTTCTAATGATTGA
- a CDS encoding amino acid ABC transporter permease, producing the protein MNVFDMAYEYRNLFLSGLQYTLLLAVLGVFFGFVLGILVSLLRMSKWRILRFIATAWVEFLRGTPMLVQLFLIHYGLTELGLEFTPIQSGAITLTINSSAYLAEIFRAGIQGVDRGQVEAARSLGMKQGMTLRYIVLPQAIKNVLPAIGNEFITIIKESSIVSMIGVADLFFQAKTITTITYEGLTPYVIIAIMYFVLTFTLSKLLGILERRLNTDDRG; encoded by the coding sequence ATGAATGTATTCGATATGGCTTATGAGTACCGCAATTTATTCTTATCCGGTCTGCAGTATACACTACTGCTTGCAGTGCTGGGGGTATTCTTCGGTTTCGTACTCGGCATCCTGGTGTCGCTCCTGCGGATGTCCAAATGGAGAATTCTGCGCTTTATCGCCACCGCATGGGTGGAATTTTTACGCGGGACGCCGATGCTGGTGCAGCTGTTTCTGATTCACTATGGGTTGACGGAGCTTGGACTTGAGTTTACGCCGATCCAGTCCGGTGCGATTACATTAACCATCAACAGTTCTGCTTATCTGGCGGAGATTTTCCGCGCGGGGATTCAGGGTGTAGACCGCGGTCAGGTTGAAGCGGCGCGTTCACTCGGAATGAAGCAGGGGATGACGCTGCGCTACATTGTGCTGCCGCAGGCGATTAAGAACGTGCTGCCAGCCATCGGCAACGAATTTATTACCATCATCAAAGAATCTTCAATCGTGTCTATGATCGGGGTTGCAGACCTGTTCTTTCAGGCAAAGACCATTACAACGATTACGTATGAGGGCCTAACACCCTATGTTATTATTGCCATCATGTATTTCGTACTGACATTCACACTATCCAAGCTGCTGGGTATATTGGAACGGAGGCTGAACACGGATGATCGAGGTTAA
- a CDS encoding amino acid ABC transporter ATP-binding protein, with the protein MIEVKNLQKSFGKLEILKGIDLNIHKGEVVVVIGPSGSGKSTFLRCLNLLEQPTGGEISFEGQSITAKRHDINVTREKMGMVFQQFNLFPHKSVLQNIMLAPLKVKKQQAAEAEKFAMELLRTVGLEDKRDAYPAQLSGGQKQRIAIARALAMQPHVMLFDEPTSALDPEMVGEVLEVMKQLAVNGMTMVIVTHEMGFAREVGDRILFMDGGVIVEQGTPAEVFGHPKHARTRDFLSKVL; encoded by the coding sequence ATGATCGAGGTTAAGAACCTGCAGAAAAGCTTTGGGAAGCTGGAGATCCTGAAGGGCATTGATCTGAATATTCACAAGGGCGAGGTCGTTGTCGTCATCGGTCCCAGCGGATCGGGCAAAAGCACCTTTCTGCGCTGTCTGAACCTGCTGGAGCAGCCCACAGGCGGCGAGATTAGCTTCGAGGGTCAATCCATTACCGCGAAGCGGCATGACATCAACGTGACCCGCGAGAAAATGGGCATGGTGTTCCAGCAATTCAACCTGTTCCCGCACAAGTCCGTGCTGCAGAACATAATGCTCGCCCCGCTCAAGGTGAAGAAGCAGCAAGCTGCTGAGGCGGAGAAGTTCGCGATGGAGCTGCTGCGTACGGTAGGCCTTGAAGACAAGCGCGATGCTTATCCGGCCCAGCTCTCCGGCGGACAGAAGCAGCGGATCGCGATTGCCCGGGCGCTGGCTATGCAGCCGCATGTTATGCTGTTCGACGAGCCAACCTCGGCACTGGACCCGGAGATGGTCGGTGAAGTGCTGGAGGTTATGAAGCAGCTGGCGGTGAACGGCATGACCATGGTGATTGTAACGCACGAGATGGGCTTCGCCCGTGAAGTGGGGGACCGTATCCTGTTCATGGACGGCGGAGTGATTGTGGAGCAGGGGACACCGGCAGAGGTGTTCGGTCATCCCAAGCATGCCCGCACGCGCGATTTTCTCAGCAAGGTATTATAG
- a CDS encoding transporter substrate-binding domain-containing protein → MNKWGKLSMGLLLAAGLLAGCGSNNDKNNTAASGNGGAASTEAPAKKLIMGTSADFPPYEFHKMVEGTDTIVGFDIEIAKEIAADLGQELEIKDLPFDSLLNELASGRIDMVISGLSPTPERAEAVGLSDIYYKAEQAVVVREADKDKFATMDALKGAKIGIQTGSIQEGIAKGIEGAQLTSLSKISEIVLQLQSNRVDASIMEGPVAKSFVKNVKGLVITDAKPEVEDDGYAIGVKKGNTELLDQVNKTLGRLNSEGKIDEFVAAASELAESK, encoded by the coding sequence ATGAACAAATGGGGTAAACTTTCTATGGGACTGCTGCTGGCAGCAGGACTCTTGGCCGGATGCGGCTCCAATAATGATAAGAACAATACCGCAGCAAGCGGAAATGGCGGTGCTGCAAGCACAGAGGCGCCGGCCAAGAAGCTGATAATGGGTACAAGCGCAGACTTTCCTCCATATGAATTCCACAAGATGGTTGAAGGTACGGATACGATTGTTGGTTTCGATATTGAGATTGCCAAGGAGATTGCCGCTGATCTGGGCCAGGAGCTGGAGATTAAGGATCTTCCGTTCGACTCTTTGCTGAATGAGCTGGCAAGCGGCCGGATCGATATGGTCATCTCGGGACTTAGCCCCACACCGGAACGCGCTGAAGCTGTAGGCCTTTCGGACATCTACTATAAGGCAGAGCAGGCTGTCGTAGTGCGTGAAGCCGACAAGGACAAATTCGCTACCATGGACGCACTGAAGGGCGCCAAGATCGGAATTCAGACCGGTTCCATCCAGGAGGGGATCGCTAAGGGCATCGAAGGCGCACAGCTGACCTCCCTCAGCAAAATCTCCGAAATCGTCCTGCAGCTGCAGTCGAACCGGGTGGATGCTTCCATCATGGAAGGACCTGTTGCCAAGTCCTTTGTGAAGAACGTCAAGGGCCTCGTGATCACCGATGCCAAGCCGGAGGTTGAAGATGACGGTTATGCCATCGGCGTGAAGAAGGGCAACACCGAGCTGCTCGATCAAGTGAATAAGACACTCGGACGCCTGAACTCCGAAGGCAAGATTGATGAATTCGTAGCGGCAGCAAGCGAGCTTGCTGAGAGCAAATAA